The Xanthomonas sp. DAR 34887 genome has a segment encoding these proteins:
- a CDS encoding DUF488 family protein, with translation MSAATFFSIGHSTRSLDAFLEILRGAQIAHLADVRAFPYSRRFPQFDGSALAQTLAAEGIGYQHFRALGGRRGKQPGVDPQRNGYWRSVSFHNYADYALGAEFGEAFAQLRELGSRGACAVMCAEAYWRQCHRQIICDHLLHHGHPVIHLIDAKRQEPAVLNPAARSDAHGQLVYPADAAPAGSVTGDLFGA, from the coding sequence GTGAGCGCGGCGACGTTCTTCAGCATCGGTCACTCCACCCGCAGCCTGGACGCGTTCCTGGAGATCCTGCGCGGCGCGCAGATCGCGCATCTGGCCGATGTGCGCGCGTTTCCGTATTCGCGGCGCTTCCCGCAGTTCGACGGCAGCGCGCTGGCCCAGACCCTGGCGGCCGAAGGCATCGGCTACCAGCATTTCCGCGCGCTGGGCGGGCGCCGCGGCAAGCAGCCGGGCGTGGACCCGCAGCGCAACGGCTACTGGCGCAGCGTCAGCTTCCACAACTATGCCGATTACGCGCTGGGCGCCGAATTCGGCGAGGCATTCGCCCAGCTGCGCGAACTCGGCAGCCGTGGCGCGTGTGCGGTGATGTGCGCCGAGGCCTACTGGCGCCAGTGCCACCGCCAGATCATCTGCGACCACCTGCTGCACCACGGCCACCCGGTGATCCACCTGATCGATGCCAAGCGCCAGGAGCCGGCCGTGCTCAACCCGGCCGCGCGCAGCGACGCGCACGGGCAGCTGGTGTATCCGGCGGACGCCGCGCCTGCCGGGTCGGTGACTGGCGATCTGTTCGGCGCGTGA
- a CDS encoding YdcH family protein, translating into MDDMTPAEISLRIDALRREHRALDEQIQRTPANLDDELQAKRLKKRKLQLKDCIMRLENLLIPDEPA; encoded by the coding sequence ATGGACGACATGACGCCCGCCGAGATCTCCTTGCGCATCGACGCCCTGCGTCGCGAGCACCGTGCGCTCGACGAACAGATCCAGCGCACCCCGGCCAACCTCGACGACGAACTGCAGGCCAAGCGGCTGAAGAAGCGCAAGCTGCAGCTCAAGGATTGCATCATGCGCCTGGAAAACCTGCTGATCCCCGACGAACCGGCGTGA
- a CDS encoding discoidin domain-containing protein — MTLAAHAQDGRLPPRDAWRASSSSSQVKAQAIVYLIDGDATTRTGGAFSPGHWFQVDLGRAARLGGVRLQWDSANPEGFLLQASRDGQRWDTVYTMADSMGGTETLFFAPRSARYLRLASPERTADWGISIFEMEPLGEADSARLRGVPADAAAALWQGGAALAMPGKGAQARQLEIAFPRAFASAGLVVEFAGAHGAARLQAQDAAGRWRQLAEDPQAGQSDSAYLAGIAPVEARALRLSVDAAPGGAAPALRRLRLLGPKAVMTPMKHYQVAAQRGQGALFPASLHMQQTYWTAVGIHAGRQKSIFDEYGNLEAWKGAPLVQPLWRDASGTAAGADGHALTHALRDGWKPMPSVRWSPQPGLELRSETFAIEQGGQPVTLLRHRLRNTGSSPVSGTLSLLVRPMQMNPPWQNGGLSPIHDIAVEDAAVRVNGRVLLESLSAPSGAGAEAFGAHGATEITRHVAAGTLPAQRAAHDADGLAAAMLSYAVTLAPGAQQDVVLAFPLGTASADAQGRLPPAPALDRAALLGADARDPGRSFDALAERVSADWQRRLGNVGLTLPDASLVDMLRAQAAYMLINQTGPAMQPGPRNYNRSFIRDGMATSAILLRMGQAKVARDYLQWYSDHAVHPNGLVSPILNDDGSVNDGFGSDLEYDSQGEYITLVADVARLDGGPDSVRAYLPKVKLAMQFMQELRERTLVPGYMAEQPAPERFRGILAPSISHEGYSSPTHSYWDDYWALKGWHDGAWLAESLGDAATAAWAREQYAALRTSLAASIRATMAWKGADFIPAAADLGDGDPSSVSIALDPTGQQDLLPEQALRTTFARYLDDVRKRKQPNALWAYSPYEMRNVLTYVHLDQPQVADELLQDMLRDRRPFEWQVLAEVVHSRPRFPRYLGDMPHTWIGAEYARTVFGMLMHEGDDALVLLPGTPPAWVEGEGLAVQRLPTAYGQLSMRARQRGDTLRIELDSGLRAGTAVRVAWPSRTRPTQLRVDGRRIDAYDAAGVVLAKPFRTLEARW; from the coding sequence ATGACCCTGGCCGCGCATGCGCAGGACGGCCGTTTGCCGCCGCGCGACGCATGGCGTGCCTCCAGTTCTTCCAGCCAGGTCAAGGCGCAGGCGATCGTCTACCTGATCGACGGCGATGCCACCACCCGGACCGGCGGTGCGTTCAGTCCCGGCCATTGGTTCCAGGTCGACCTGGGCCGTGCCGCGCGGCTCGGCGGCGTGCGCCTGCAATGGGACAGCGCCAATCCGGAAGGTTTCCTGCTGCAGGCCTCGCGCGACGGCCAGCGCTGGGACACGGTCTACACCATGGCCGACTCGATGGGCGGCACCGAGACGCTGTTCTTCGCGCCGCGCAGCGCGCGCTACCTGCGCCTGGCCAGTCCCGAACGCACCGCCGACTGGGGCATCTCGATCTTCGAGATGGAGCCGCTGGGCGAAGCGGACAGCGCGCGCCTGCGCGGCGTGCCGGCGGATGCGGCGGCGGCGCTGTGGCAAGGCGGCGCGGCGCTGGCCATGCCCGGCAAGGGCGCGCAGGCGCGGCAGCTGGAGATCGCGTTCCCGCGCGCGTTCGCCAGCGCCGGCCTGGTCGTCGAATTCGCCGGTGCGCATGGCGCGGCGCGGTTGCAGGCGCAGGATGCCGCGGGCCGTTGGCGCCAGTTGGCCGAGGACCCGCAGGCCGGGCAGAGCGACAGTGCCTATCTGGCCGGCATCGCGCCGGTCGAGGCGCGTGCGCTGCGGCTGAGCGTGGACGCTGCGCCCGGCGGCGCCGCACCGGCGCTGCGCCGCCTGCGCCTGCTCGGGCCGAAGGCGGTGATGACGCCGATGAAGCACTACCAGGTCGCCGCGCAGCGCGGCCAGGGTGCGCTGTTCCCGGCCTCGCTGCACATGCAGCAGACCTACTGGACCGCGGTCGGCATCCACGCCGGGCGGCAGAAATCGATCTTCGACGAGTACGGCAACCTGGAGGCGTGGAAGGGTGCGCCGCTGGTGCAGCCGCTGTGGCGCGACGCGTCCGGCACCGCCGCCGGCGCCGACGGCCACGCGCTGACGCATGCGCTGCGCGACGGCTGGAAGCCGATGCCGTCGGTGCGCTGGTCGCCGCAGCCGGGGCTGGAACTGCGCAGCGAGACCTTCGCCATCGAACAGGGTGGGCAACCGGTGACGCTGCTGCGCCACCGCCTGCGCAATACCGGCAGCAGCCCGGTCAGCGGCACGCTGTCGCTACTGGTGCGGCCGATGCAGATGAATCCGCCGTGGCAGAACGGCGGCCTGTCGCCGATCCACGACATCGCCGTCGAGGACGCCGCGGTGCGGGTCAACGGGCGCGTGCTGCTGGAATCGCTGAGCGCGCCCAGCGGCGCCGGCGCCGAGGCGTTCGGTGCGCATGGCGCCACCGAGATCACCCGCCACGTCGCCGCCGGCACGCTGCCGGCGCAGCGCGCAGCGCACGATGCCGACGGCCTGGCCGCGGCGATGCTGAGCTATGCGGTGACGCTGGCACCGGGCGCGCAGCAGGACGTGGTGCTGGCGTTCCCGCTCGGCACCGCCAGTGCCGATGCGCAGGGCCGCCTGCCGCCGGCGCCGGCGCTGGATCGCGCCGCGCTGCTCGGCGCCGATGCGCGCGATCCCGGCCGCAGCTTCGACGCATTGGCCGAGCGCGTGTCCGCCGACTGGCAACGCCGGCTCGGCAATGTCGGCCTGACCCTGCCCGACGCCAGTCTGGTCGACATGCTGCGCGCGCAGGCCGCCTACATGCTGATCAACCAGACCGGCCCGGCGATGCAGCCCGGCCCGCGCAACTACAACCGCTCCTTCATCCGCGACGGCATGGCCACCTCGGCGATCCTGCTGCGCATGGGCCAGGCCAAGGTCGCGCGCGACTACCTGCAGTGGTACAGCGACCACGCGGTGCACCCGAACGGCTTGGTGTCGCCGATCCTCAACGACGACGGCAGCGTCAACGACGGTTTCGGCTCGGACCTGGAATACGACAGCCAGGGCGAATACATCACCCTGGTCGCCGATGTGGCGCGCCTGGACGGCGGCCCGGACAGCGTGCGCGCCTACCTGCCGAAGGTGAAGCTGGCGATGCAGTTCATGCAGGAACTGCGCGAGCGCACCCTGGTACCCGGCTACATGGCCGAGCAGCCGGCGCCGGAGCGTTTCCGCGGCATCCTGGCGCCGTCGATCAGCCACGAAGGTTATTCCAGCCCCACCCACAGCTACTGGGACGACTATTGGGCGCTGAAGGGCTGGCACGATGGCGCATGGCTGGCCGAGTCGCTCGGCGACGCCGCCACCGCGGCCTGGGCGCGCGAACAGTACGCCGCGCTGCGCACCTCGCTGGCCGCCTCGATCCGCGCCACCATGGCCTGGAAGGGTGCCGACTTCATTCCCGCCGCGGCCGACCTGGGCGATGGCGACCCGAGCAGCGTATCGATCGCGCTGGATCCCACCGGCCAGCAGGACCTGCTGCCGGAGCAGGCGCTGCGCACCACCTTCGCGCGCTATCTGGACGACGTGCGCAAGCGCAAGCAGCCCAATGCGTTGTGGGCGTATTCGCCGTACGAGATGCGCAACGTGCTGACCTACGTGCATCTGGACCAGCCGCAGGTCGCCGACGAACTGCTGCAGGACATGCTGCGCGACCGCCGCCCGTTCGAATGGCAGGTGCTGGCCGAAGTGGTGCATTCGCGGCCGCGCTTCCCGCGCTACCTCGGCGACATGCCGCATACCTGGATCGGCGCCGAGTACGCGCGCACCGTGTTCGGCATGCTGATGCACGAGGGCGACGACGCGCTGGTGCTGCTGCCGGGCACGCCGCCGGCCTGGGTCGAGGGCGAGGGCCTGGCGGTGCAGCGCCTGCCCACCGCCTACGGCCAGCTGAGCATGCGCGCGCGCCAGCGCGGCGACACGCTGCGGATCGAGCTCGACAGCGGCCTGCGTGCGGGCACCGCGGTGCGCGTGGCCTGGCCCTCGCGCACGCGGCCGACGCAGCTGCGCGTGGACGGGCGGCGCATCGACGCCTACGACGCCGCCGGCGTGGTGCTGGCCAAGCCGTTTCGGACCCTGGAGGCACGCTGGTGA
- the plsB gene encoding glycerol-3-phosphate 1-O-acyltransferase PlsB codes for MTPMPEQNPLPFPDDAAAARASDPAPAPASATGGDAAGSAPATGAAALPSPARAAKRPLWARLLGRIADPWLGLNIEPAEPSQYDDGRPVVYVLEDYGLSNALILDKACREAGLPSPLVPLPGDPLGRKRAYLALSRRSSNNALIPEQRGAKTHSDSLAKLLQAHRERPDLDIHLVPVSIFVGRAPDKQSGWFAVLFSENWALVGSFRRLLGVLLNGRSTIVRFAPPVSMRATIEEGLPPERTVRKLQRVLRTHFRRIREAVIGPDLSTRRLLVDQVLAAEPVREAIAAQAKRDNSKPVDAWRKAHAYAWEIAADYSSPVVRSASFLLTHVWNRIYAGVLVHHLDKLKEAAPGHEVIYVPSHRSHMDYLLLSYLLYERGIVPPHIVAGINLNLPVVGTLLRKGGAFFIRRSIKGNALYSAVLSEYVAQLVAGGYSIEYFVEGGRSRTGRLLQPKGGMIAMTLRAFLRQPRKPVLFQPIYVGYEKLMEGNSYLDELSGRPKEKESIWALLWGIPKVLKQNYGQVVVNFGEPIALSQVLAQRAPEWDGQPLGEDEKPTWLNGTVDALAQQIQVHINAAADVNPVNLLALALLSTPKHAMGEADLIAQIELCKKLLAELPYSDRVTVTPHSPERIIAHAEEINVLTRTPHPLGDVLSVNGDNAVLLSYFRNNVLHLFTASSWVACCFQNNRRMSRAGLLRLGRTVYPFLQAELFLPWSEDQFAERIERTIAVFVREGLLLQVNDDDGGVLARNTGQTDEVFRLRAIGHSLQQAFERYYIAISVLVKNGPGKLGAGELESLCQQAAQRLSLLYAPAAPEFFDKTLFRGFIQKLRELKLVWPDENSKLMFDERLDAWAKDAKFILGRELRHTIERVSPEAAKPEEPVVSQD; via the coding sequence ATGACGCCGATGCCAGAACAAAATCCTCTCCCTTTCCCCGACGACGCTGCGGCTGCGCGCGCCTCGGACCCGGCGCCCGCGCCCGCCTCCGCGACCGGCGGCGACGCTGCCGGCAGCGCGCCGGCCACCGGCGCCGCCGCGCTGCCCAGCCCGGCGCGCGCTGCCAAGCGGCCGCTATGGGCGCGCCTGCTCGGGCGCATCGCCGATCCATGGCTGGGTCTGAACATCGAACCGGCCGAACCCAGCCAGTACGACGACGGCCGCCCGGTGGTCTACGTGCTGGAGGACTACGGTCTGTCCAACGCGCTGATCCTGGACAAGGCCTGCCGCGAAGCCGGCCTGCCGTCGCCGCTGGTGCCGCTGCCCGGCGACCCGCTGGGACGCAAGCGCGCCTACCTGGCGCTGTCGCGGCGCAGCAGCAACAACGCGCTGATCCCCGAGCAACGTGGCGCCAAGACCCACTCCGATTCGTTGGCCAAGCTGCTGCAGGCGCACCGCGAACGCCCCGACCTGGACATCCATCTGGTGCCGGTGTCGATCTTCGTCGGCCGCGCCCCGGACAAGCAGAGCGGCTGGTTCGCGGTGCTGTTCTCGGAAAACTGGGCGCTGGTCGGCAGCTTCCGCCGCCTGCTCGGCGTGCTGCTCAACGGCCGCAGCACCATCGTGCGCTTCGCCCCGCCGGTGTCGATGCGGGCGACGATCGAGGAAGGGTTGCCGCCGGAACGCACCGTGCGCAAGCTGCAGCGCGTGCTGCGCACCCATTTCCGGCGCATCCGCGAGGCGGTGATCGGGCCCGACCTGTCCACCCGGCGCCTGCTGGTGGACCAGGTGCTGGCCGCCGAGCCGGTGCGCGAGGCGATCGCCGCGCAGGCCAAACGCGACAACAGCAAGCCGGTGGACGCCTGGCGCAAGGCCCACGCCTATGCCTGGGAAATCGCCGCCGACTATTCCAGCCCGGTGGTGCGCTCGGCCAGCTTCCTGCTGACCCACGTGTGGAACCGCATCTACGCCGGCGTGCTGGTGCACCACCTGGACAAGCTCAAAGAGGCCGCGCCCGGGCACGAGGTGATCTACGTGCCCAGCCACCGCAGCCACATGGACTACCTGCTGCTGTCCTACCTGCTGTACGAACGCGGCATCGTGCCGCCGCACATCGTGGCCGGCATCAACCTCAACCTGCCGGTGGTCGGCACCCTGTTGCGCAAGGGCGGCGCATTCTTCATCCGCCGCTCGATCAAGGGCAACGCGCTGTACTCGGCGGTGCTCAGCGAATACGTGGCGCAGCTGGTTGCCGGCGGCTACTCGATCGAATACTTCGTCGAAGGCGGGCGTTCGCGCACCGGCCGCCTGCTGCAGCCCAAGGGCGGCATGATCGCGATGACCCTGCGCGCGTTCCTGCGCCAGCCGCGCAAGCCGGTGCTGTTCCAGCCGATCTACGTCGGCTACGAGAAGCTGATGGAAGGCAACAGCTACCTCGACGAGCTCAGCGGCCGACCCAAGGAGAAGGAATCGATCTGGGCGCTGCTGTGGGGCATCCCCAAGGTGCTAAAGCAGAACTACGGCCAGGTGGTGGTGAACTTCGGCGAGCCGATCGCGTTGAGCCAGGTGCTGGCGCAGCGCGCGCCGGAATGGGACGGCCAGCCGCTGGGCGAAGACGAGAAACCCACCTGGCTGAACGGCACCGTCGATGCGTTGGCGCAACAGATCCAGGTGCACATCAACGCCGCCGCCGACGTCAATCCGGTCAACCTGCTGGCGCTGGCGCTGCTGTCCACGCCCAAGCACGCGATGGGCGAGGCCGACCTGATCGCGCAGATCGAGCTGTGCAAGAAGCTGCTGGCCGAACTGCCGTACTCGGACCGGGTCACCGTCACCCCGCATTCGCCCGAGCGCATCATCGCCCACGCCGAAGAGATCAACGTGCTGACCCGCACGCCGCATCCGCTCGGCGACGTGCTCAGCGTCAACGGCGACAACGCGGTGCTGCTGAGCTACTTCCGCAACAACGTGCTGCACCTGTTCACCGCCTCTTCGTGGGTGGCGTGCTGCTTCCAGAACAACCGGCGCATGAGCCGCGCCGGGCTGCTGCGGCTGGGCCGCACCGTGTATCCGTTCCTGCAGGCCGAATTGTTCCTGCCCTGGAGCGAGGACCAGTTCGCCGAACGCATCGAGCGCACCATCGCGGTGTTCGTGCGCGAAGGGCTGTTGCTGCAGGTCAACGACGACGACGGCGGGGTGCTGGCGCGCAACACCGGGCAGACCGACGAGGTGTTCCGCCTGCGCGCGATCGGGCATTCGCTGCAGCAGGCCTTCGAGCGCTACTACATCGCCATTTCGGTGCTGGTCAAGAACGGCCCCGGCAAGCTCGGCGCCGGCGAACTGGAAAGCCTGTGCCAGCAGGCTGCGCAACGCCTGAGCCTGCTGTACGCCCCGGCCGCACCGGAGTTCTTCGACAAGACCCTGTTCCGCGGCTTCATCCAGAAGCTGCGCGAACTGAAGCTGGTGTGGCCGGACGAGAACAGCAAGCTGATGTTCGACGAACGATTGGACGCGTGGGCGAAAGACGCCAAGTTCATCCTCGGCCGCGAACTGCGCCACACCATCGAGCGGGTCAGCCCGGAAGCGGCGAAGCCGGAAGAGCCGGTGGTGTCGCAGGATTGA
- a CDS encoding TonB-dependent receptor, translating into MKRKRSASNMPARSLLCCALATSLFAAMPAMAQTSTAILRGQVAQAQAGTEVVVTNTATGSVRRTQVAANGNYTIVGLPPGTYTVEANGIKRDVTLQVASSSTVDLDAGTTAAPGGAATTLDTVTVTAPMLKDVKTSEVGNVVSLRQIQQLPQATRNFLEFADTVPGMVFQVDGSGNTKLRGGASNASAGNLYIDGVGQKSYVRGGGIAGQSDTQGNPFPQLAIGEYKVITSNYKAEYGQISGAAITAATKSGTNEFHGEAFYRYTDQDLRDKRPDEKNTEKTDSQIKEYGFALGGPIIQDRMHFFVAYEGKENASPKTVLSSPEAAPYVGYLPANLSSLYGPANLPFTEDLYFGKIDFEPTDRDRIELSGQYRDETQVANLGGQSAAGHGTNKINKDKRANLRWQHSADNWFNEFIVGTENSENNPTPMSIGNGILYNYLSPRAGSTDVDEYSFLQTGSAGGANVQRKSQKGWFLQNDLTFTSFEWHGEHTIKMGVSYKDIKLTSQDAAALNPQFSYSVGANGVASTPYRVDFVAPYATPGQKATVESPSKQYGIYIQDDWAATDKLMINIGVRWDYEKSPAYTDFVTSPDFVAALYADDPENPGHPWADRLLPSGINVADYISTGNNRKNFKDAWAPRLGFSYDFFGDESAVLHGGAGRSYDRNLFEQLALETSKAALSPVAVYFQNPATGQCYRSDRVCTAWDPRYLNGVDQLTSIPGVSGSAELFMFNNKLKTPYSDQYSIGISNQVGDWLTDVTFQRILSYDGFAMSLINRYPDGSYFQNGSAPWGEPVPGYQNTIIGSNGLEQRSSQVLLSAEKPYTKESGWGLNLSYTHTSARQNRNIDEPYAFDKATIHDYPFVKSDAVAAHRFVASGSIDGPWGVTFGAKVVLATPEPINTIACYGKVDADGGTCQQVGVVPPASGKFLLGGKIWGYRTVDFQATKEFTVYNDYKLSARINLLNAFNFKNYTSYVYNGFGSNGQFDPDITINKTGDINYFPRTVSFEIGAKF; encoded by the coding sequence ATGAAGAGAAAGCGTTCCGCTTCCAATATGCCCGCACGCAGCCTGCTGTGCTGCGCCCTGGCGACCAGCCTGTTCGCAGCGATGCCGGCGATGGCGCAGACCAGCACCGCGATCCTGCGCGGCCAGGTCGCGCAGGCCCAGGCCGGCACCGAAGTCGTCGTCACCAACACCGCCACCGGTTCGGTGCGGCGCACGCAGGTCGCCGCCAACGGCAACTACACCATCGTCGGCCTGCCGCCGGGCACCTATACGGTCGAGGCCAACGGCATCAAGCGCGATGTGACGCTGCAGGTCGCCTCCTCGTCCACGGTCGATCTCGACGCCGGCACCACCGCCGCGCCGGGCGGCGCCGCGACCACGCTGGACACGGTCACCGTGACCGCGCCGATGCTCAAGGACGTCAAGACGTCGGAAGTGGGCAACGTGGTATCGCTGCGCCAGATCCAGCAGCTGCCGCAGGCCACGCGCAACTTCCTCGAGTTCGCCGACACCGTGCCGGGCATGGTGTTCCAGGTCGACGGCAGCGGCAACACCAAGCTGCGTGGCGGCGCCTCCAACGCCAGCGCCGGCAACCTGTACATCGATGGCGTCGGCCAGAAGAGCTATGTCCGCGGCGGCGGCATCGCCGGGCAGAGCGACACCCAGGGCAACCCGTTCCCGCAGCTGGCGATCGGCGAATACAAGGTCATCACCTCCAACTACAAGGCCGAGTACGGCCAGATCAGCGGCGCGGCGATCACCGCGGCGACCAAGTCCGGCACCAACGAGTTCCACGGCGAAGCGTTCTACCGTTATACCGACCAGGACCTGCGCGACAAGCGTCCGGACGAGAAGAACACCGAGAAGACCGATTCGCAGATCAAGGAATACGGCTTCGCGCTCGGCGGCCCGATCATCCAGGACCGCATGCATTTCTTCGTCGCCTATGAGGGCAAGGAAAACGCGTCGCCGAAGACCGTCCTTTCCAGCCCCGAAGCGGCGCCGTACGTCGGCTACCTGCCGGCTAACCTGTCCAGTCTGTACGGCCCGGCCAACCTGCCGTTCACCGAGGACCTGTACTTCGGCAAGATCGATTTCGAGCCGACCGACCGCGACCGTATCGAGTTGAGCGGGCAGTACCGCGACGAGACCCAGGTCGCCAACCTCGGCGGGCAGAGCGCCGCCGGCCACGGTACCAACAAGATCAACAAGGACAAGCGCGCCAACCTGCGCTGGCAGCACAGCGCCGACAACTGGTTCAACGAGTTCATCGTCGGTACCGAAAATTCGGAGAACAACCCGACCCCGATGAGCATCGGCAACGGCATTCTCTACAACTACCTGTCCCCGCGCGCCGGCTCCACCGACGTGGACGAGTACAGCTTCCTGCAGACCGGTTCGGCCGGTGGTGCCAACGTGCAGCGCAAGAGCCAGAAGGGTTGGTTCCTGCAGAACGACCTGACCTTCACCAGCTTCGAGTGGCATGGCGAGCACACCATCAAGATGGGCGTGAGCTACAAGGACATCAAGCTGACCTCGCAGGACGCGGCCGCGTTGAATCCGCAGTTCAGCTACTCGGTGGGCGCCAATGGCGTCGCTTCCACGCCCTACCGAGTGGACTTCGTCGCCCCGTACGCCACGCCGGGCCAGAAGGCCACGGTGGAATCGCCGTCCAAGCAGTACGGCATCTACATCCAGGACGACTGGGCCGCGACCGACAAGCTGATGATCAACATCGGCGTGCGCTGGGACTACGAGAAGAGCCCGGCCTACACCGACTTCGTCACCTCGCCCGACTTCGTCGCCGCGCTGTATGCCGACGATCCGGAGAATCCGGGCCATCCGTGGGCTGATCGCCTGCTGCCCAGCGGCATCAACGTGGCCGACTACATCAGCACCGGCAACAACCGCAAGAACTTCAAGGACGCCTGGGCGCCGCGCCTGGGCTTCTCCTACGATTTCTTCGGCGACGAGAGCGCCGTGCTGCATGGCGGCGCCGGCCGGTCCTACGACCGCAACCTGTTCGAGCAGCTGGCACTGGAAACAAGCAAGGCGGCGCTGTCGCCGGTCGCGGTGTACTTCCAGAACCCGGCCACCGGCCAGTGCTATCGCTCCGACCGCGTCTGCACCGCATGGGATCCGCGTTATCTCAACGGTGTGGATCAGCTGACCTCGATCCCCGGCGTCAGCGGCAGCGCCGAGCTGTTCATGTTCAACAACAAGCTCAAGACGCCGTACAGCGACCAATACAGCATCGGCATCAGCAACCAGGTCGGCGACTGGCTCACCGACGTGACCTTCCAGCGCATCCTCAGCTACGACGGCTTCGCCATGTCGCTGATCAACCGCTACCCGGATGGTTCCTACTTCCAGAACGGCAGCGCGCCGTGGGGCGAGCCGGTGCCCGGCTACCAGAACACCATCATCGGCAGCAACGGCCTGGAGCAGCGCAGCAGCCAGGTCCTGTTGTCGGCGGAGAAGCCGTACACCAAGGAGTCGGGTTGGGGCTTGAACCTGTCCTACACCCACACCAGCGCCCGGCAGAACCGCAACATCGACGAGCCCTACGCGTTCGACAAGGCGACCATCCACGACTACCCGTTCGTGAAGTCCGATGCCGTGGCGGCGCACCGCTTCGTCGCGTCCGGTTCGATCGACGGTCCGTGGGGCGTCACCTTCGGCGCAAAAGTGGTGCTGGCTACGCCCGAGCCGATCAATACCATCGCCTGCTACGGCAAGGTCGATGCGGATGGCGGTACCTGCCAGCAGGTCGGCGTGGTGCCGCCGGCCAGCGGCAAGTTCCTGCTCGGCGGCAAGATCTGGGGCTACCGCACGGTGGATTTCCAGGCGACCAAGGAGTTCACGGTGTACAACGACTACAAGCTGTCGGCGCGCATCAATCTGCTCAACGCCTTCAACTTCAAGAACTACACCTCGTACGTGTACAACGGCTTCGGTTCCAACGGCCAGTTCGATCCGGACATCACCATCAACAAGACGGGCGATATCAATTATTTCCCGCGCACGGTGAGCTTCGAAATCGGCGCCAAGTTCTGA
- a CDS encoding LacI family DNA-binding transcriptional regulator, with protein sequence MNPRIAHAPEQRASITIKDVARLANVSVATVSRTMNGHQHVAETVRARVLEAARTLHYVPHHAARSLSSRRTHTIGVVLPDLHGEFFSELIRGIDTVARERGLHLLVSSYHGEPEEQRLAVRRMPGRVDGLLIMSPYLSTDAGEAADMLPGTLPAVLMNCAERIADAQVLNVDNYGGARAMTRHLLDSGHRRIAFIAGPDDNFDARERLRGYRDELRERCPQVPPRVLPGDFDEASGYRAGQALLQGQRPDVVFAANDMMALGCLFAFTHAGLRVPDDIALAGFDDVPMARYVHPALTTMRVDIAGFGARAMQLLIAALEPHAAVPAADAPLSTDIAPQLIVRASSGQRGTAMD encoded by the coding sequence GTGAATCCGCGCATCGCACACGCGCCGGAACAGCGCGCGAGCATCACCATCAAGGACGTGGCGCGCCTGGCCAACGTGTCGGTGGCGACGGTGTCGCGCACCATGAACGGCCACCAGCACGTGGCCGAAACGGTGCGTGCGCGCGTGCTGGAAGCGGCGCGCACCCTGCACTACGTGCCGCACCATGCCGCGCGCAGCCTCAGCAGCCGTCGTACCCACACCATCGGCGTGGTATTGCCCGACCTGCATGGCGAGTTCTTCTCCGAACTGATCCGCGGCATCGATACGGTCGCGCGCGAGCGCGGCCTGCACCTGCTGGTGTCCAGCTACCACGGCGAGCCGGAAGAGCAGCGGCTGGCGGTGCGGCGCATGCCTGGACGCGTGGACGGACTGCTGATCATGTCGCCCTATCTGAGCACCGACGCCGGCGAAGCCGCGGACATGCTGCCGGGCACGCTGCCGGCGGTGCTGATGAACTGCGCCGAGCGCATCGCCGATGCGCAGGTGCTCAACGTGGACAACTACGGCGGCGCGCGGGCGATGACCCGCCACCTGCTCGACAGCGGCCATCGCCGCATCGCCTTCATCGCCGGGCCGGACGACAACTTCGACGCGCGCGAACGCCTGCGCGGCTACCGCGACGAACTGCGCGAGCGTTGCCCGCAGGTGCCGCCACGGGTGTTACCGGGCGATTTCGACGAAGCCTCCGGCTACCGCGCCGGGCAGGCGTTGCTGCAAGGCCAGCGTCCGGACGTGGTGTTCGCGGCCAACGACATGATGGCGCTGGGTTGCCTGTTCGCCTTCACCCACGCCGGCCTGCGTGTGCCCGACGACATCGCCCTGGCCGGATTCGACGACGTGCCGATGGCGCGTTACGTGCATCCGGCGCTGACGACGATGCGGGTGGACATCGCCGGCTTCGGCGCGCGCGCGATGCAGTTGCTGATCGCCGCGCTGGAACCGCACGCCGCGGTGCCAGCCGCGGACGCCCCGCTTTCCACCGATATCGCCCCGCAACTGATCGTCCGCGCGTCCAGCGGCCAGCGAGGGACCGCCATGGACTGA